CAGACAGCGGCCACGACAGTCGATTTTTGACACACAACTGCCATTAGTTTCTGTCGTCTATCGCGTCTGACGAGGATGACGCCATGGACGACCACTACAACTCGAAAAACGGCGAACGAACTACCGAACACGCCGACCACGAGGGAGAACGGGACAGAGGGAGTGAGGAGACCAATGAGTCCGCGGACCCGCGCGTAGAACAGTCACTCCTCGAAGACGAAGCCGACGCCGACGAAGCCGAACGAGAGGTCGAGCATGGAGAAGGTGGTCACGGTCACGACGGTCACGGTGATTCCGACGGCCACGGCGGCCACGACGACCACGACGACCACGGCGGAATGCACGCCGGCCACGAACAGATGTTTCGCCGGCGCTTCTTCGTCTCGACGCTGCTGTCGATTCCGGTGCTGCTCTACAGCGAGACGCTCCAGCAGTGGCTCGGTTTCTCGGTGCCCGCGTTCCCCGGCAGCGAGTGGATAAATCCGGTTTTTGCGATAATCGTCTTCGCGTACGGGGGCGTCCCGTTCCTTCGAATGGCCGTTCCGGAGCTACGCGACCGTTCGCCGGGGATGATGACGCTCATCTCGATGGCCATCTCCGTCGCGTTCGTCTACAGCCTCGCGAGCGTCGTTTTTCCGACGACCACGGCGTTCTTCTGGGAACTCGTGACGCTCATCGACATCATGCTGCTCGGCCACTGGATAGAGATGCGGAGCGTCCGACGCGCGTCGAGCGCGCTCAACGAACTCGCCAAACTGATTCCCGACACCGCCGAGCGGATCTCCGAAGACGGAGGGGTAGAGGAGGTTCCCGTGAGCGACCTCTCCAAAAACGATCTCGTCCTCGTGCGACCCGGCGCGAACGTCCCCGCCGACGGGGTCGTCGAGGAGGGCGACTCCGACGTGAACGAGGCGATGATTACGGGCGAGTCGCGTCCGGTCTCGAAGGAACCGGGCGACGAAGTCATCGGTGGCACCGTCAATGGCGACGGGAGCCTCCGAGTCCGAATCACCGCGACCGGCGAGGAGACGGCGCTCGCGGGCATCATGCGACTCGTCGAGGAGGCGCAGGGGAGCAAATCCAAAACGCAGGTGCTCGCGGACCGCGCGGCGGGATGGTTGTTCTACGTCGCGGTGGCGTCGGCCACCGTCACCGCCGTCGCGTGGACGGTCGCCACCTCGTTCGGCGGCCCGGTCATCGAGCGCGCGGTCACCGTGCTCGTCATCGCCTGTCCGCACGCACTCGGCCTCGCGATTCCGCTCGTCGTCGCCATCAACACATCACTGGCGGCGCGAAACGGGATGCTCGTCCGCGACCGAATCGCCATGGAACGGGCGCGCGAACTCGACACCGTCGTCTTCGACAAGACCGGGACGCTCACGAAGGGCGAACAGGGCATCGTGGACGTCGAGACCGTCGACGACCTCGCCGAGGACGAGGCGTTCGCGCTCGCCGCCGCCGTCGAGGGCGACTCCGAGCACATGATCGCGCAGGCTATCCGCGAAGCAGCGGATGAGCGCGGCGTCGAACCGCCGAACGCGACGAGGTTCGAGGCGCTCAAGGGTCGCGGTGTCCGCGCGACGGTCGACAGCGAGACGGTATACGTCGGCGGGCCGAACCTCCTCTCGCAACTCGACGGGGACGCGCCACCGGCGCTCACCAAGTTCGCCGAGCGCGCCGGAAGCAATGCACAGACCGTCGTCTATCTTGTCCGCGAGGACGAACCGGTCGCCGCCTTCGCGCTCGCGGACGTCGTCCGCGAAGAGAGCTACCAAGTCGTCGAGGCGCTCCACGAACTCGGGGTCGAGGTGGCGATGCTGACCGGCGACTCCGAGGACGTGGCCCGCGCCGTCGCCGAGGAACTCGGTATCGACACCGTCTTCGCCGAGGTGCTTCCCGAGGACAAAGACGAGAAAATCGGCGAGCTTCAGAGCGGGGGCAACCTCGTCGCGATGGTCGGTGACGGCGTGAACGACGCGCCCGCGCTCACACGCGCCGACGTCGGCATCGCCATCGGGAGCGGAACGGACGTCGCCGTCCAGTCGGCGGATGTCATCCTCGTCCAGAACAACCCGCTCGACGTAGTTCGACTCGTCAAACTCAGCAGGGCGAGCTACCGGAAGATGCAGCAGAACCTCGTCTGGGCTGCCGGATACAACGTGTTCGCCATCCCGCTGGCGGCGGGCGCTCTCGCGCCGTTCGGAATCCTCCTCTCGCCCGCGGTCGGTGCGCTCCTCATGTCGCTGAGCACGGTCATCGTCGCCATCAACGCGCAGTTCCTCCGGCGAGTGGACCTTGACCTCCCGTCTCTTCCAGGCGTCTCTCCGCCGGCGACTCCGCGTCTGGCGGACTGAGCGAACGAACCTTTTTGAACGCAGCGGCCACCTCGCTCCGTGACCTGAAAACCGGCGCTGGAGCGGTCGAGGCAGGTGTACGGAGCGCCGTCCTGCGTGTCGAAGCGGAGAGCGATACTCCGTCTGTTAGCATCCGCTGTAGCCGCGAGAGCGACGCAACCAACCGGCGCGCGCCGGAGCGCTCCTGCGTGGGCGCGACTACTCGTGCGAGGGGCGAGTAGCGCAGGGAACGAAGCGACCGAGCAACGCAGTCGGCTGGGGAGGACGAAGCTCAACGCGTGTCGCGCCGTCGTGCGCGGCTCGCGCAATGCGGGCCTGGCGGACATGCTAAGGGCGAGGCGCGGACCACGCCGGGGCCGCGCCGAGGGCTTTCTACATCTGATACCGGCGCACGTCGTCGCGCTCGGGGTACTGGTTCGCGCCCGTCATCTCGTCGTACGTCATGCCGGCGAGGTACTCGTCGTAGGTGGTGTCGTACGCCTGCCGGAGGTGGAAGTCGAGGTCGCCGCTGCCGACGGTCGACTGAAACAGCGTGTGGACCGCACGGCGAATCAACTCGCCCTCGTCGCCGTCGAAGACGGCCGACAGCATCGCCAACTCGTGTTTCGTCTCGCGGTCGAGGTCGAGGGAGATCGAGTCGTCGTACTCGCCGTACTGTGCGTCCACGTCGTCGCGGAGGTCGTCGAGGCTCACACCCGAGGGTCGGTCGGCCGGCCGATTACCGTTTTCGACTTCGTCGACTGTCGACTCAGGCGAGACCGGTCCCGCAGTCTCGGCAGATGGTGCGTCCGGTGACATTGTGCGTCCCGCAGTCGGGGCAGTCGGTGAAGCTGCCACGTTGCCGCGAGGGTAGTCGGTGGCGTTCTTCGAGCCCGCCCGAGATGACGAGCGAGATGCCGACGAGCAACACGAGCCAACCGAGCGGCCCGGCCGCGAGGAGAACGAGCGTCGACGCCGGGAGAACGATGACGGCGACGCCGAGTTGAATAGCGGTGCTTGACTCCATACCCGCCGATTCGACTCCTGTACTATATACTTTCACCCTGATTCGTGTTGGTGTCAACGAGTCTACGAGACCGGAGAACGTTCGTCGACCGGTCGCGGTCCGGAACCGTCACCGCTTAACGGCCGAGCGGCAGAACAGTCGACGATGACTGACGTACCGGCCGACGCCGACGACGCCGATCGTCGACTCCCGTCCGCACCGACGGATCTCGACGCCGTCCGCGACGCCCTCGTCGCGTGGTACGAAGCGGACCACCGCGACTACCCGTGGCGGCGGACCGACGACCCGTACGCGATTCTCGTCTCGGAGGTGATGAGCCAGCAGACGCAACTCGACCGAGTCGTCCCCGCGTGGGAGGCGTTTCTCGACCGTTGGCCGTCCGCCGGCGATCTTGCGGCGGCCGACCGCGCCGACGTGGTCTCGTTCTGGTCGGGCCACAGCCTCGGCTACAACAACCGCGCGAAATACCTCCACGAGGCGGCGAATCAGGTCGAGACGGAGTACGACGGCGAGTTCCCGCGGACGCCCGGAGAGTTACAGGAACTAATGGGCGTCGGCCCCTACACCGCCAACGCCGTCGCGAGTTTCGCGTTCAACGAGGGCGACGCCGTCGTCGACACTAACGTCAAGCGCGTGCTGCACCGCGCCTTCGACGTACCGGACGACGACACGGCGTTCGAGGCGGCGGCGACCGAACTCATGCCCGACAGCGAGTCGCGCGTCTGGAACAACGCTATCATGGAACTGGGCGGAGTCGCCTGCACGAAAACGCCGACCTGCGACGAGTCGGGGTGTCCGTGGCGACGCTGGTGTCGCGCCTACGAGACCGGCGAC
This genomic stretch from Haloprofundus salilacus harbors:
- a CDS encoding copper-translocating P-type ATPase, with product MDDHYNSKNGERTTEHADHEGERDRGSEETNESADPRVEQSLLEDEADADEAEREVEHGEGGHGHDGHGDSDGHGGHDDHDDHGGMHAGHEQMFRRRFFVSTLLSIPVLLYSETLQQWLGFSVPAFPGSEWINPVFAIIVFAYGGVPFLRMAVPELRDRSPGMMTLISMAISVAFVYSLASVVFPTTTAFFWELVTLIDIMLLGHWIEMRSVRRASSALNELAKLIPDTAERISEDGGVEEVPVSDLSKNDLVLVRPGANVPADGVVEEGDSDVNEAMITGESRPVSKEPGDEVIGGTVNGDGSLRVRITATGEETALAGIMRLVEEAQGSKSKTQVLADRAAGWLFYVAVASATVTAVAWTVATSFGGPVIERAVTVLVIACPHALGLAIPLVVAINTSLAARNGMLVRDRIAMERARELDTVVFDKTGTLTKGEQGIVDVETVDDLAEDEAFALAAAVEGDSEHMIAQAIREAADERGVEPPNATRFEALKGRGVRATVDSETVYVGGPNLLSQLDGDAPPALTKFAERAGSNAQTVVYLVREDEPVAAFALADVVREESYQVVEALHELGVEVAMLTGDSEDVARAVAEELGIDTVFAEVLPEDKDEKIGELQSGGNLVAMVGDGVNDAPALTRADVGIAIGSGTDVAVQSADVILVQNNPLDVVRLVKLSRASYRKMQQNLVWAAGYNVFAIPLAAGALAPFGILLSPAVGALLMSLSTVIVAINAQFLRRVDLDLPSLPGVSPPATPRLAD
- a CDS encoding A/G-specific adenine glycosylase; translation: MTDVPADADDADRRLPSAPTDLDAVRDALVAWYEADHRDYPWRRTDDPYAILVSEVMSQQTQLDRVVPAWEAFLDRWPSAGDLAAADRADVVSFWSGHSLGYNNRAKYLHEAANQVETEYDGEFPRTPGELQELMGVGPYTANAVASFAFNEGDAVVDTNVKRVLHRAFDVPDDDTAFEAAATELMPDSESRVWNNAIMELGGVACTKTPTCDESGCPWRRWCRAYETGDFTAPDVPTQPSFEGSRRQFRGRVIRTLGEYDELTLDALGPRVRVDYGDETGREWLQDLVDDLASDGLVEVVDGERDGESDTNGELVVRLRR